One segment of Danio aesculapii chromosome 3, fDanAes4.1, whole genome shotgun sequence DNA contains the following:
- the LOC130217590 gene encoding erythroblast NAD(P)(+)--arginine ADP-ribosyltransferase: protein MKMMIEALLLIVAALQDHRVTAVGYPLDMALNSVDNQYKGCTDNMSALVKTEYLPKELNNSKTNLKEAWKEAEKFINGTNNLTHDHSIAIYMYTGDKVFRDFNNATRYGRQNYTIGKYGWYSLHFLLTEALQILKTTQNRCFDTFRGTKSKFELLNNTVRFGSFASSSYDWRKAKFFGNKSCFEIHTCEGAEITNHSKLRHEKEVLIPPYEMFRVTETKTIDKQNDLWCETVYVLNSTGIRSDLNCDLPKKS from the exons atgaagatgatgattgaaGCTCTTCTCCTCATTGTAGCTGCTCTACAG GATCACAGAGTCACTGCTGTTGGATATCCACTGGATATGGCACTGAATTCAGTTGATAATCAGTATAAGGGATGCACAGACAACATGTCAGCTTTGGTGAAAACAGAATATCTGCCGAAGGAACTCAATAACTCTAAAACTAATCTCAAAGAAGCTTGGAAAGAGGCTGAAAAATTTATTAATGGTACAAATAACTTGACACATGATCATTCAATTGCCATCTATATGTACACTGGTGATAAAGTGTTTCGTGATTTCAATAATGCCACTCGTTATGGCCGGCAAAACTACACCATTGGGAAATACGGCTGGTATTCACTACACTTTCTGTTAACAGAGGCCTTACAgattctgaaaacaacacaaaatagaTGCTTTGATACTTTTCGCGGTACAAAATCAAAGTTTGAACTTCTCAACAACACTGTTCGTTTTGGCTCATTTGCATCTTCCTCTTACGATTGGAGAAAGGCAAAGTTTTTTGGAAATAAATCTTGTTTTGAGATTCACACCTGTGAAGGTGCTGAAATTACGAATCATTCCAAACTTCGTCATGAGAAAGAGGTGCTGATTCCTCCATATGAGATGTTTAGAGTCACTGAAACCAAGACAATTGATAAGCAGAACGATCTGTGGTGTGAAACTGTGTATGTGTTGAACAGCACCGGGATAAGGAGTGATCTGAACTGTGATCTaccaaaaaaatcatga
- the si:ch211-51i16.1 gene encoding ecto-ADP-ribosyltransferase 4 — translation MKMKIEALLLILAALQDHSAAAPVRTIYPLDMALNSVDDQYKGCTETMTNKTENYYLPKERSASAEFNKTWQDGEANAKKPEDNLTMNHSVALYVYTNKDSSVYSDFTKATRTEKQAYINGTFKWYSLHFLLTEAVQILKKTQPRCFLTYRGTNLQFEAQGKVVRLSSFSSSSLNRTVIQAFGNVSCFEIYTCEGANLTKYSKYPEEKEVLIPPYETFNVAAVKNRTNEKDLWCETVFVLNSTGTRSDLNCALMNSGRHASFSNVLLIMSILFLYFNL, via the exons ATGAAGATGAAGATTGAAGCTCTTCTGCTCATTTTAGCTGCTCTACAG GATCACTCAGCGGCTGCTCCTGTAAGAACAATATATCCACTGGATATGGCTCTGAATTCAGTTGATGATCAGTATAAGGGATGTACAGAGACAATGACGAACAAGACAGAGAACTACTATCTACCGAAGGAAAGATCTGCCTCGGCTGAGTTCAATAAAACTTGGCAGGATGGAGAAGCGAATGCAAAGAAACCTGAGGATAACCTGACAATGAATCATTCGGTTGCTCTTTATGTTTATACTAACAAAGATTCAAGTGTGTACAGTGATTTCACTAAAGCCACTCGCACTGAGAAACAGGCTTACATAAACGGTACTTTTAAATGGTATTCACTTCACTTTCTGCTAACAGAAGCCGTTCAGATTCTGAAGAAAACACAGCCTAGATGCTTTCTGACGTATCGTGGGACAAATCTTCAGTTTGAGGCTCAGGGCAAAGTAGTTCGCTTGAGCTCTTTTTCATCCTCGTCTCTTAATCGAACAGTAATTCAGGCTTTCGGAAATGTGTCTTGTTTTGAGATCTACACTTGTGAAGGTGCGAATCTGACGAAATACTCAAAGTATCCTGAGGAGAAAGAGGTGCTGATTCCTCCGTACGAGACGTTTAATGTCGCTGCTGTGAAAAACAGAACAAATGAGAAAGATCTGTGGTGTGAAACTGTGTTCGTGCTGAACAGCACCGGGACAAGAAGTGACCTGAACTGTGCTTTGATGAACTCTGGACGCCATGCTTCTTTTAGTAACGTTTTACTAATTATGtccatattatttttatattttaacttgTGA